The sequence GGGTTCACGGCCTTCGGGTACTGGGCCTGGGCCCGGTCGAAGAACGCGCACCCCGGACACTGGTCGGCGTCCGGCGGCACGACGTGCGGGCGGGCAGCGATCTCGCGAAGACTCACCGCATGCCCCTGTCCGGACACACGTCCCTGCCGCAGGAACAGGGCGGCCACTCCCGCAGGATGGCGACCCGGTTCGGGACGTGGGGTCGCAGCAGCTCGAACTTTGTGGGGCCGGTCACGGCCTTGTGGTACATGCGCTCGGGGTTGCGTCGCGCCATCGGTCTGTCCTCCTTCGCCGAGGCGGTGGGGGTGCGTGATAGACCGTAGGAGTTTCAGCCAGACGCTCTCCAGGAAGTTGCACACAGTTGCACACCCGTCACCCGAGAGAGTCAATCGCCTCCGTGATCAGCGTACGAGCGGCGGCACCGTGCACGGCGTCGTTGGCCAGTTCCGCGAACCGGCCGACGTACATGGCTACTTCGGAAGGCTGCGTGATCTGGAGGTATCCGGAGACGAGTTCGATGTTGGCCTGTGCCGAGTCGTAGAGCGAGAACGCTTCGACGTGCATCGAGTGGCGCAGGTAGCCCCTCGGAACGATCCCCAGGCTCACGTTCGCCATGGCCGCGACTTCGATGAGGTGAGTGAGTTGGCCGGCGGCTACCTCCGCACCACCGAGACCGTGGTGCAGGCATGCCTCTTCGATGATGAAGGCGAAGGTCTTCCCGTGGTCTCTCAGGATCTCCTGACGCTCCATACGTACCTGCACGGCCTCCTCCACGTCGTCCACGGCAACTCGACGACGTTGGGTGGCCTGGAGTACCGAGCGGGTGTAG comes from Streptomyces sp. TLI_053 and encodes:
- a CDS encoding helix-turn-helix transcriptional regulator — encoded protein: MRTSRSSSVQQARKALAERLKEIRKDSGLTGPALALACGWSKSKCSRIENAITAPSEQDIRDWCRACGAADRAEDLVASLRSVETMFTEWRRMERSGLKRAQEMVLPLYERTTRFRAYTPGILHGLLQTRDYTRSVLQATQRRRVAVDDVEEAVQVRMERQEILRDHGKTFAFIIEEACLHHGLGGAEVAAGQLTHLIEVAAMANVSLGIVPRGYLRHSMHVEAFSLYDSAQANIELVSGYLQITQPSEVAMYVGRFAELANDAVHGAAARTLITEAIDSLG